CACATGCGCCATGGTGATGTAATTCGGAAGCCCGTTGATAACGGTACCTACCAGTACGGTTGGCAAGGGATAAAGTGAATTCAATTTTCCTAAATTATTTTTCATCTGTATAAAATTCCTTGTTGCTAAATGATAAAAAGTCATTCATTTTAGTTGATTCAGTTTTTTGTTGTGCCCTTCATTTATTATTCTTTACTATTTGATCCAATAATTTACATTTTCATGTACAAATTCACTAAACAAAATCGGCGATTTGCCGGTGATTTCCGATACTGAATTTCCTACAGCTTCTGCCTTTCCTGCTTTTATAAGCGCATTCAAACTGCTCATTACTTCAATCACAAATTCGGGCATGTGATATTGTTTCATACCGTCTATAGCCGCTTGTTCCGGAATGTCAATGAATGAAACCGTTTTTCCGATTGCTTCCGAAATTATTCTTAAACAGTCAGCATAACTTAAACTTTCGCCGCCGGTTATGTCAATTGTATGCCCTGCAAATTTCGAAGGATTTTGCAAAATAGCGGCATTTACGGCAGCAATATCGCGAACATCAATCCACGAAACGTTGCCGTGACCCGTTGGCATGTATACTATACCGTTTTTTATGTCATTTGCATGGTAGCTGATAAAATTCTGCATAAAATTATTGGGTGCCGTAATCGTAAACGAACATCCGCTTGATTTTATATATTCATCAATTGTTCCCTGCAATTTTGATATTTTGTATGGCGACTGAACATTTGTTCCCATACCG
This DNA window, taken from Bacteroidota bacterium, encodes the following:
- a CDS encoding NmrA family NAD(P)-binding protein — its product is MDNKIFVTASSGNIGSQIVKLLIAANADFTAGISQREEGKSFSYPTQIIDFADKNALSETFKGFDTLFLLVPMHPLMVDWAKNAVDAAKIAGIKHIVRSSGMGTNVQSPYKISKLQGTIDEYIKSSGCSFTITAPNNFMQNFISYHANDIKNGIVYMPTGHGNVSWIDVRDIAAVNAAILQNPSKFAGHTIDITGGESLSYADCLRIISEAIGKTVSFIDIPEQAAIDGMKQYHMPEFVIEVMSSLNALIKAGKAEAVGNSVSEITGKSPILFSEFVHENVNYWIK